ACGATGACATGGTCCCCGGTGACTTCGGTCTGGCTTTGGATTTCGACGGCACGGATGACCGTCTTACGGTTCCGGCGTCGGCGTCGTTGAACGATTTGCAGCAAAAGACCATCGAGATCTTTTTCAATGCGGACAGTTGGGGCGGCAACAATTGCGGCCGATTGGTGAAAAAAGGCGGTCCGGAAGATGACAGCGGCTGGCAGGTTTATATCAGCCAGGCCACCGGGACAATTGAGTTTACTCAGGCATTCAACGGAAATGCCACCATCGCCAAATGGCGGGCGGAAACAAACGCCGTTTCCCTTTCGACACCGATCTATGTCGTCATCACCTACGATCGGACCAGCACCGCGAACGATCCCACCATAGAAATCAACGGGGTTGCCCAAACCATTACCGAAATTGTCTCCCCCGTCGGATCTGCGGATTCCGATGCCGCGCAGGATCTGTGGATCGCTGCGCGGGAGGCGACCGGCGGCGGGGCCGATTGCGCGTTCGACGGCAGGATCGATGTGGTTCGCGTCTCCAACGTCATCCGATCCGGCGCCTGGAGAAAGGCGGCCTTTCATTGTTTGGCCGGAACCATTTTTAAAATCGCCGGCGAAACGACGGTTTCCGGCGGAATCACCCTGGGCCTGTCAGCCGCGGCCGGGGCCACCAATCTCAGCAACCAGGGCGGCAGCGCCGGGTTGGGATTATCCGCCCGGGCCGGCGCTACGTTCGGGAACCATTTCAAGGCGGCCGCCATCCTGGGCATGTCAGCCACCGCCGGCAGAAATATCGAGGTCTCCAGGGGCGGCCTGGCCGGTCTGGGCCTGTCCGTCGCTGCCGGCAGGAACGTTGAACGGACCAAAGCCGGCCAGGTCGGCCTGGGATTTTCGGCTACGGCCGGGGCCTTCAATTTCACCCGATGGATGGCCGCCAATGCCCACCGGGCCATCTATTCCTATTTCGCCAGGATTACCGGCGATGGTGACGGAATGGACGATTTCGAATTTGTTGGATTGAAATCGTTTCAGTTCCGGCGCCGGTCGGGCGAATCGTCTTTTCTTTCTTTTGTTATTCCTTTTTCGGATGAGGCGCAGAACGCGATAGCAGCGAGAACGCACGGACAGATTATCGTCGATATGGTTGCAACGGTCGGAGGGTCGCAATCGCTGCGAGAGGAGCTGACGCGGGCTAAGTTCGATTCCGTCCGGTCCGACAAGGGGCCAAGCAGCAAGAGCCTGACGCTCACCGGCTACAAGACCCAGACGTTTGGTGCCAA
This window of the uncultured Desulfosarcina sp. genome carries:
- a CDS encoding LamG-like jellyroll fold domain-containing protein, which produces MAIFTIDHTKIDSDLYNFPVGIILGPDFLSGLGSEDSQYLYAEVNEDQCYIEIENWLPQLNMGAIWVKVPILSSSSDTAINVYIGESPNNDHLIVPLVWESNHAGVWDMCMPPVSAPFIFESTMNGNNATPGGSMTDDDMVPGDFGLALDFDGTDDRLTVPASASLNDLQQKTIEIFFNADSWGGNNCGRLVKKGGPEDDSGWQVYISQATGTIEFTQAFNGNATIAKWRAETNAVSLSTPIYVVITYDRTSTANDPTIEINGVAQTITEIVSPVGSADSDAAQDLWIAAREATGGGADCAFDGRIDVVRVSNVIRSGAWRKAAFHCLAGTIFKIAGETTVSGGITLGLSAAAGATNLSNQGGSAGLGLSARAGATFGNHFKAAAILGMSATAGRNIEVSRGGLAGLGLSVAAGRNVERTKAGQVGLGFSATAGAFNFTRWMAANAHRAIYSYFARITGDGDGMDDFEFVGLKSFQFRRRSGESSFLSFVIPFSDEAQNAIAARTHGQIIVDMVATVGGSQSLREELTRAKFDSVRSDKGPSSKSLTLTGYKTQTFGANRIALQNVMTETTLDDGRLQYRCAKPDFYLRPGDTAVYGPDEIVVGSITCIVSPVSESMYVQEAAV